In Sphingomonas crocodyli, one genomic interval encodes:
- a CDS encoding acyltransferase family protein gives MHKVRLGEIDALRFIAAVSVAMFHLAFWSWAPEAAYSTSKAVSLGRYSYESIQSIASLGWVGVEIFFVISGFVIVYSATGGPWRFLRSRLLRLVPAVWICAPVTAAVLIYFSVFMPSDIIGMTVRSLVFWPKGPWVDGVYWTLGVEISFYALMFVLLVIGRLAWINLALCLVGLLSSAYWLAALPIGIFPVAHIDEMLARLLLIRHGCFFAIGGLLWTLQGTKAGRGLWLVILTCMAAGYVEILDAGREPVTLAGPAWLSHIAAVTWVASVGFLILAVKRELHGHRWQSPCLRAAGLATFPLYLLHDVVGAWLLRVSSWAGLSRWVALALSLFAVIGLSFLVSHIAEPVVRTGLRRLIDSRYFRRIQRIVEYRYRNLP, from the coding sequence GTGCATAAAGTCCGCCTGGGTGAAATTGATGCCCTGCGCTTTATTGCGGCGGTGTCGGTTGCGATGTTCCATCTCGCGTTCTGGTCTTGGGCGCCGGAAGCCGCCTATAGCACATCGAAGGCCGTATCTCTTGGGCGGTATAGCTACGAGAGCATCCAAAGTATTGCGTCGCTTGGTTGGGTCGGCGTCGAAATATTTTTCGTCATATCAGGTTTTGTCATAGTTTATTCCGCAACAGGTGGGCCATGGCGATTCCTTCGAAGCCGCCTGCTGAGGCTGGTGCCCGCTGTGTGGATTTGTGCGCCGGTCACGGCGGCAGTCCTCATCTATTTCTCGGTGTTCATGCCGAGCGATATTATCGGCATGACTGTCAGGAGCCTGGTATTCTGGCCTAAAGGGCCTTGGGTTGATGGGGTGTATTGGACTCTCGGCGTGGAGATTTCATTCTACGCATTGATGTTCGTACTTCTGGTTATCGGCCGTCTCGCTTGGATCAATCTCGCTCTGTGCCTCGTCGGTTTGCTGAGCTCAGCTTACTGGCTTGCAGCTCTCCCTATCGGAATATTTCCAGTAGCTCATATCGATGAGATGCTGGCCAGACTTCTGCTCATTCGACACGGCTGCTTTTTTGCTATTGGCGGACTGTTATGGACGCTGCAAGGCACTAAGGCCGGTCGCGGCCTATGGCTCGTCATCCTGACCTGCATGGCAGCAGGTTATGTCGAGATCCTCGATGCGGGACGTGAGCCCGTTACGCTTGCGGGACCTGCGTGGCTGTCGCATATCGCCGCGGTCACTTGGGTGGCCAGCGTGGGATTCCTGATCCTTGCCGTAAAACGAGAATTGCATGGTCATCGGTGGCAATCACCTTGTCTGCGAGCGGCGGGACTGGCGACCTTCCCACTTTATCTGCTCCACGATGTGGTTGGAGCCTGGTTGTTGCGGGTATCGAGCTGGGCTGGGTTGTCGCGCTGGGTAGCGCTGGCACTCTCTCTCTTTGCCGTGATTGGCCTGAGCTTTCTTGTGTCGCACATTGCAGAGCCGGTCGTGCGAACAGGATTGCGAAGGCTCATCGACTCCCGCTATTTTCGGCGCATTCAGAGGATAGTTGAATATCGCTATCGCAATTTGCCGTGA
- a CDS encoding GlsB/YeaQ/YmgE family stress response membrane protein yields the protein MGIVLLLIVGGLIGWVASIVMRTDGQQGIVLNVVVGIVGALLAGFIITPFIGGAPITSGMISLQSIFVSFLGAVVLLAIVNMFRRGAVR from the coding sequence ATGGGTATCGTTCTTCTATTGATTGTAGGCGGCCTCATTGGTTGGGTCGCCAGCATCGTTATGCGCACCGATGGTCAGCAGGGCATTGTGCTAAACGTTGTCGTCGGCATTGTTGGTGCGCTTCTCGCTGGCTTCATCATCACGCCTTTCATCGGCGGTGCGCCAATCACCAGCGGCATGATCAGCCTCCAGAGCATCTTCGTCTCGTTCCTGGGTGCTGTCGTTCTGCTCGCGATCGTCAACATGTTCCGCCGCGGCGCGGTTCGCTAA
- a CDS encoding response regulator, with protein sequence MIEDDDDLRFVIRLALTRNTGFELTDFSNAFDAIETLQTLRRPFDVAIVDMHIPGMSGPDFVKAMRGIPVHHETPVIYMTAALFRIDEQNLSDLYIHGVIPKPFEALRLPEMVQGLLEQADGRGLSANGERYSDARPDLRPSRCTESSGFEASDPNGYVSRVSSEKRRAGSDNRQANWGRPHFVAPPPRGNSSS encoded by the coding sequence GTGATCGAAGATGACGATGACCTTCGGTTTGTCATCCGCCTTGCGCTTACTCGAAACACCGGTTTCGAGCTCACCGATTTCTCAAATGCCTTCGATGCGATTGAGACATTACAAACGCTAAGGCGTCCGTTCGACGTGGCGATAGTAGATATGCACATACCGGGGATGTCGGGTCCCGATTTCGTCAAAGCGATGCGGGGGATTCCTGTTCATCACGAGACCCCGGTGATTTACATGACTGCGGCGCTATTCCGCATCGATGAACAGAACCTCTCCGACCTTTATATACACGGTGTCATTCCAAAGCCTTTTGAAGCTCTAAGGCTTCCTGAAATGGTTCAGGGGCTCCTGGAGCAGGCAGACGGCCGTGGTCTGAGCGCCAACGGCGAGCGCTATTCTGACGCCAGACCAGATCTGAGGCCAAGCCGCTGTACTGAAAGCTCCGGATTCGAGGCATCCGACCCAAATGGCTATGTTTCCCGCGTAAGCAGCGAAAAGCGCCGTGCAGGTTCCGACAATCGCCAGGCCAATTGGGGTCGGCCCCATTTCGTGGCACCGCCTCCGCGAGGTAACAGCTCGTCGTAA